In one Silene latifolia isolate original U9 population chromosome 10, ASM4854445v1, whole genome shotgun sequence genomic region, the following are encoded:
- the LOC141607309 gene encoding uncharacterized protein LOC141607309, translating into MPDTKSSFHPALAVSNIKNHVTVTLGMDNDQYPLWVALFTNHAKSNRVLHHIVDPKSGKPKLPVTDEEKEMWETLDATVLQWIYATVSTDLLETIVEADTTAKDCWGRIRDIFQDSQHSRAVTLEQEFPHTAMADFPNASAYCQRLKSLSDQLKNVGSLVTNNHLVLQLVSGLTEAYQNVGTIIRQRNPLPLFHQARSILEEAGLAKLAATGSSSLAMYAKHADTGESSSIRGRPPNPPNQNQNGKGGKNNKKKGGGYKGNKGKSAQTGNNNSGGAATAALNSAPAGPWQGHGYGGWPWGPWGYPPCPYPTTPWTRPSRSQYTPRPQAYSAEHPPSQTDIEAAMYTLGMQPPDPNWFMDTGATSHMTSNAGILSSYFNSSIKNGIIVGNGNSIPISGYGHTKLPNPNPPLVLKNVLHVPAIVKKPHFST; encoded by the coding sequence ATGCCGGATACAAAGTCCTCCTTTCATCCGGCCCTCGCCGTTTCCAACATCAAGAATCATGTCACCGTTACCCTTGGGATGGACAATGATCAATATCCCTTATGGGTCGCTCTCTTTACGAACCACGCCAAGTCTAACCGCGTGCTTCACCACATCGTTGATCCCAAATCAGGCAAACCCAAACTGCCTGTCACCGATGAGGAAAAAGAGATGTGGGAGACTCTTGATGCAACGGTGCTCCAATGGATTTACGCCACGGTTTCTACGGATCTCCTTGAAACGATCGTCGAAGCCGACACCACCGCAAAGGACTGTTGGGGTCGCATCCGCGACATTTTTCAAGACAGTCAACATTCCCGGGCTGTTACTCTCGAACAAGAGTTCCCCCATACGGCTATGGCGGATTTCCCTAACGCCTCGGCTTATTGCCAACGATTGAAAAGTCTATCCGACCAACTTAAAAATGTTGGTTCTCTGGTTACCAACAATCATCTGGTATTGCAATTGGTATCAGGCCTCACTGAAGCCTACCAAAACGTCGGAACAATTATCCGACAACGCAACCCCTTACCTCTCTTTCATCAAGCCCGCTCGATCCTTGAAGAAGCAGGATTAGCCAAACTGGCTGCCACAGGATCCTCTTCCTTGGCCATGTATGCCAAGCATGCCGACACAGGTGAGTCTTCTTCCATTCGTGGTCGTCCTCCGAACCCACCAAATCAAAATCAGAATGGGAAAGGAGGGAAGAACAACAAGAAGAAAGGCGGCGGTTATAAAGGCAATAAGGGGAAATCGGCTCAAACAGGGAATAACAATTCCGGGGGTGCTGCTACTGCTGCCCTGAATTCGGCTCCTGCTGGACCATGGCAAGGTCACGGATATGGAGGCTGGCCTTGGGGACCGTGGGGATATCCACCATGCCCGTACCCTACCACTCCTTGGACACGCCCTTCTAGGTCGCAGTATACACCTCGGCCTCAAGCATACTCCGCTGAACATCCGCCTTCTCAAACGGATATTGAAGCAGCCATGTATACGCTTGGAATGCAGCCGCCGGACCCAAACTGGTTTATGGATACGGGAGCCACTTCGCATATGACGTCAAACGCAGGTATTCTCTCGTCTTATTTTAATTCTAGCATTAAAAACGGTATAATTGTTGGAAATGGAAATTCTATCCCGATTAGTGGTTATGGGCATACCAAATTACCGAACCCGAATCCCCCTTTAGTCCTTAAAAATGTGCTACATGTACCAGCCATTGTCAAAAAACCTCATTTCAGTACGTAA